From Burkholderia cenocepacia, the proteins below share one genomic window:
- a CDS encoding DUF892 family protein — protein MANQHEHLEDWLRDAYAMERQAETMIDAQMKRVGHYPQLQDRLRQHLDDTLGQQALVEACLMRLGTSPSASKDLAARIAAYGQIASGMLADDEVVKTALAAYAFEQLEIAAYTALVAAAQAAGEEEIRACCERILQQESDMAAWLLRHLPELTTAFLDRSAVDRIDAKR, from the coding sequence ATGGCGAATCAGCACGAACACCTGGAGGACTGGCTGCGCGATGCCTACGCGATGGAGCGCCAGGCCGAGACGATGATCGACGCGCAGATGAAGCGGGTCGGCCACTACCCGCAGTTGCAGGACCGGTTGCGGCAGCATCTCGACGACACGCTCGGCCAGCAGGCGCTCGTCGAGGCGTGCCTGATGCGGCTCGGCACGTCGCCGTCGGCGAGCAAGGATCTCGCCGCGCGCATCGCCGCATACGGGCAGATCGCGAGCGGCATGCTGGCGGACGACGAAGTGGTGAAGACGGCACTGGCCGCCTACGCATTCGAGCAGTTGGAAATCGCTGCATACACCGCGCTCGTCGCGGCGGCTCAGGCGGCCGGCGAAGAAGAGATCCGCGCGTGTTGCGAGCGGATTCTCCAGCAGGAGAGCGACATGGCCGCGTGGCTGCTGCGCCATCTGCCCGAGCTGACGACGGCGTTTCTCGATCGTTCGGCGGTGGACCGCATCGACGCGAAGCGGTGA
- a CDS encoding RNA polymerase factor sigma-54 has product MPVSLALQMRQHLALTPRLQQSLRLLQLSSLEFQQELRQALDMNPFLEDGQGDEDTVAGTPEQPTEAAAPEAAPEHDDIRPPDGEVPFTAAPAPRGTSRQGDDTDGLSPGEWIAAEPSLHQQLHDALRLYPLNKRDREAARLVIDALDDDGYLRQELPELLVAADPAWLLSEQDLAVALRLVQMLDRPGIAARSLSECLVLQLDAIPAGTPALAEAKAIAREHLERLARRETAEIQRRLGCNQQTLHAACALVRGLDPRPGNHYGSTRGDYVVPDVIVRQVRDEWIVTINPAVLPRARLHERYATLFAQSSGERDSPLGQQLQEARWLIRNVQKRFDTIQRVGECIVARQRDFFRYGEIAMKPLVLRDIAEELDLHESTVSRATGNKYMATPHGTFEFKHFFPRKLEAAGKGVCSASAAKVLIRDMIAAERQTDPLSDVALAENLAGRGILLARRTVTKYRQAMKIPPADLRRRDAA; this is encoded by the coding sequence ATGCCCGTCTCGCTTGCGCTGCAGATGCGACAGCATCTCGCACTTACGCCGAGGCTTCAGCAGTCGCTGCGGCTGCTGCAGTTGTCCTCGCTGGAGTTTCAACAGGAATTGCGTCAGGCGCTCGACATGAACCCGTTTCTCGAAGACGGCCAGGGCGACGAGGACACCGTTGCCGGCACGCCCGAGCAGCCGACCGAAGCGGCCGCGCCCGAAGCGGCGCCCGAGCACGACGACATTCGCCCGCCGGATGGCGAGGTGCCGTTTACCGCGGCGCCCGCGCCGCGCGGCACGAGCCGTCAGGGCGACGATACCGACGGCCTGTCGCCCGGCGAATGGATCGCCGCCGAGCCGTCGCTGCATCAGCAACTGCACGATGCGCTGCGGCTCTATCCGCTCAACAAGCGCGACCGCGAGGCCGCGCGCCTCGTGATCGATGCGCTGGACGACGACGGCTACCTGCGTCAGGAGCTGCCTGAACTGCTGGTCGCGGCCGATCCCGCGTGGCTGCTGTCGGAGCAGGATCTCGCGGTCGCGCTGCGGCTCGTGCAGATGCTCGACCGGCCGGGTATCGCGGCCCGTTCGTTGTCCGAATGCCTGGTCTTGCAGCTCGACGCGATTCCGGCCGGCACGCCGGCGCTCGCGGAAGCGAAGGCGATCGCGCGCGAGCATCTGGAACGGCTCGCGCGCCGCGAGACGGCCGAGATCCAGCGGCGCCTCGGCTGCAACCAGCAGACGCTGCACGCGGCCTGCGCGCTGGTGCGCGGGCTCGACCCGCGCCCCGGCAATCACTACGGCAGCACGCGCGGCGACTACGTGGTGCCCGACGTGATCGTGCGTCAGGTGCGCGACGAATGGATCGTCACGATCAATCCGGCCGTGCTGCCGCGCGCCCGCCTGCACGAGCGCTATGCGACGCTGTTCGCGCAGTCGAGCGGCGAGCGCGATTCGCCGCTCGGCCAGCAGTTGCAGGAAGCGCGCTGGCTGATCCGCAACGTGCAGAAGCGTTTCGACACGATCCAGCGCGTGGGCGAATGCATCGTCGCGCGGCAGCGCGATTTCTTCCGCTACGGCGAGATCGCGATGAAGCCGCTGGTGCTGCGCGACATCGCGGAGGAGCTCGACCTGCACGAATCGACCGTCTCTCGCGCGACCGGCAACAAGTACATGGCCACGCCGCACGGCACGTTCGAATTCAAGCATTTCTTCCCGCGCAAGCTGGAAGCAGCCGGCAAGGGCGTGTGTTCGGCGTCGGCCGCGAAGGTGCTGATCCGCGACATGATCGCGGCCGAGCGGCAGACCGATCCGCTGTCCGACGTCGCGCTCGCGGAGAACCTCGCGGGTCGCGGCATCCTTCTTGCGCGCCGCACGGTGACCAAGTATCGCCAGGCGATGAAGATTCCGCCGGCCGACCTGCGGCGCCGCGACGCCGCGTGA
- a CDS encoding DUF3008 family protein, which produces MPAKSQAQQRAAGAALSAKRGDTKMKDLKPPSKSMAKSMSEKELEKMASTPTRGKPKHKHDA; this is translated from the coding sequence ATGCCAGCCAAATCCCAGGCCCAGCAGCGCGCCGCAGGGGCCGCGCTGTCGGCCAAGCGCGGTGACACGAAAATGAAGGACCTCAAGCCGCCGTCGAAATCGATGGCCAAGTCGATGAGCGAGAAAGAGCTCGAAAAAATGGCGTCCACGCCCACGCGCGGCAAACCGAAACACAAGCACGATGCGTGA
- a CDS encoding DUF1328 family protein, giving the protein MLRYAIIFFIIAIIAAVFGFGGIAAGAAEIAKILFYIFVVIFLVTLLLGVVRR; this is encoded by the coding sequence ATGCTTCGATACGCCATCATTTTCTTCATCATCGCGATCATTGCCGCCGTGTTCGGCTTCGGCGGCATCGCGGCCGGTGCGGCCGAGATCGCGAAGATCCTGTTCTACATCTTCGTCGTGATCTTCCTGGTCACGTTGCTGCTGGGCGTCGTGCGACGATGA
- a CDS encoding DUF3022 domain-containing protein, producing the protein MTVMPDRSQRVAELEHALAISFPSQSTVVVHADDASGRLTINVSWVRVPSDEDARQWRCSVDLRFDADVIERYATLDAADRLRVRTQLCDRARRAVDEHKPRVEDAAIECNVALDVTAVVFDAALRAP; encoded by the coding sequence ATGACGGTGATGCCCGACCGGTCGCAGCGCGTCGCGGAACTCGAGCATGCGCTCGCGATCAGTTTTCCGTCGCAGTCGACCGTGGTCGTGCATGCGGACGACGCGTCCGGCCGGCTGACGATCAATGTGTCGTGGGTGCGCGTGCCGTCCGACGAGGACGCGCGCCAATGGCGCTGCTCGGTCGACCTGCGCTTCGATGCGGACGTGATCGAACGCTACGCGACGCTCGACGCGGCCGACCGGCTGCGCGTGCGCACGCAGCTGTGCGACCGCGCGCGGCGCGCGGTGGACGAGCACAAGCCGCGCGTCGAGGATGCCGCGATCGAGTGCAACGTGGCGCTCGACGTGACGGCCGTCGTGTTCGACGCGGCGCTGCGCGCGCCCTGA
- the katE gene encoding catalase HPII — translation MTTPPSAGKTPPTQPTQPPDSAKSRQLDANRARPDGEALRTNQGVRIADNQNTLRGGARGPSLLEDFIMREKITHFDHERIPERVVHARGSAAHGVFRVYEPMADYTKAAFLQDPAAETPVYVRFSTVQGPRGSADTVRDVRGFAVKFYTQEGNYDLVGNNMPVFFIQDAIKFPDFVHAVKPEAPNEMPTGASAHDTFWDFVSLVPETTHMVLWLMSDRALPASYRAMDGFGVHTFRFVNAAGVERFVKFHWRPVSGAYSLLWDEAQRIAGHDPDFNRRDLWTAIERGDYPEFELGVQMIDPADADQFDFDLLDPTKLVPEELVPVRPIGRMTLNRNPDNFFAETEQVAFHPGHVVPGIDFTNDPLLQGRLFSYTDTQLSRLGGPNFHEIPINRPVCPFANNQRDALHRQTINVGQASYEPNSTSGGWPRETPPAPAGGGFETVPEPLEGHKVRVRSESFADHFSQAALFYQSMTEIEQRHIRDAYCFELGKVTQPHIRERVVNEIIARFDAGLAAQVAERLGLPAPQAAATPAVPQRSPALSLIGRAKPGIRSRKIALIATPGVNPVLVEQVRDALQAAHAVPTIVAPTLAPIGGIVPEATLVGMPSVMFDAVFVCGGDGDGRDLAHSADARHFVREAFKHLKPIAAVGSGRQLLSAAHLPDPAEGVCVGQAVDLDAVLNTLSDHLGQHRVWAREQQAAELPA, via the coding sequence ATGACGACTCCCCCATCCGCCGGCAAGACGCCCCCGACGCAACCGACGCAACCACCCGACAGCGCGAAATCGCGCCAGCTCGACGCGAATCGTGCGCGGCCCGACGGCGAGGCGCTGCGCACCAACCAGGGCGTGCGGATCGCCGACAACCAGAACACGCTGCGCGGCGGCGCGCGCGGCCCGTCGCTGCTCGAAGACTTCATCATGCGCGAGAAGATCACGCATTTCGATCATGAGCGCATTCCGGAGCGGGTGGTGCATGCGCGCGGTTCGGCCGCGCACGGCGTGTTTCGCGTATACGAGCCGATGGCCGACTACACGAAGGCCGCGTTCCTGCAGGACCCGGCCGCCGAAACGCCGGTGTACGTGCGCTTCTCGACCGTGCAGGGGCCGCGCGGGTCGGCCGACACCGTGCGCGACGTGCGCGGCTTCGCGGTGAAGTTCTATACCCAGGAAGGCAACTACGATCTCGTCGGCAACAACATGCCGGTGTTCTTCATCCAGGACGCGATCAAGTTTCCCGACTTCGTGCACGCGGTGAAGCCCGAGGCGCCGAACGAGATGCCGACCGGCGCGTCCGCGCACGACACGTTCTGGGATTTCGTGTCGCTGGTGCCGGAAACCACGCACATGGTGCTGTGGCTGATGTCGGACCGCGCGCTGCCGGCGAGCTATCGCGCGATGGACGGCTTCGGCGTCCACACGTTCCGCTTCGTGAACGCGGCCGGCGTCGAGCGGTTCGTGAAATTCCACTGGCGACCCGTGAGCGGCGCGTATTCGCTGCTGTGGGACGAGGCGCAGCGGATCGCCGGCCACGATCCGGATTTCAACCGGCGCGACCTGTGGACGGCGATCGAGCGCGGCGACTATCCGGAGTTCGAACTTGGTGTGCAGATGATCGATCCGGCCGACGCGGATCAATTCGACTTCGACCTGCTGGACCCGACCAAGCTCGTGCCGGAAGAGCTCGTGCCGGTGCGGCCGATCGGCCGGATGACGCTGAACCGCAACCCCGACAACTTCTTCGCGGAAACCGAGCAGGTCGCGTTTCACCCGGGTCACGTGGTGCCGGGCATCGATTTCACGAACGACCCGCTGCTGCAGGGGCGACTGTTCTCGTACACCGATACGCAGCTGAGCCGGCTCGGCGGCCCGAATTTCCACGAGATCCCGATCAACCGGCCGGTGTGCCCGTTCGCGAACAACCAGCGCGACGCGCTGCACCGGCAGACGATCAACGTCGGCCAGGCGTCGTACGAGCCGAATTCGACGAGCGGCGGCTGGCCGCGCGAGACGCCGCCCGCGCCCGCCGGCGGCGGGTTCGAGACCGTGCCCGAGCCGCTCGAAGGCCACAAGGTGCGCGTGCGCAGCGAATCGTTCGCCGACCATTTCTCGCAGGCCGCGCTGTTCTACCAGAGCATGACCGAGATCGAGCAGCGGCATATCCGCGACGCGTACTGCTTCGAGCTCGGCAAGGTGACGCAGCCGCACATTCGCGAACGGGTGGTCAACGAGATCATCGCGCGCTTCGACGCGGGGCTCGCCGCGCAGGTCGCCGAACGGCTCGGGCTGCCCGCGCCGCAGGCGGCCGCGACGCCGGCCGTGCCGCAGCGCTCGCCGGCGCTGAGCCTGATCGGCCGCGCGAAGCCCGGCATCCGCTCGCGCAAGATCGCGCTGATCGCGACGCCCGGCGTGAATCCGGTGCTGGTCGAGCAGGTGCGCGACGCGTTGCAGGCCGCGCACGCGGTGCCGACGATCGTCGCGCCGACGCTCGCGCCGATCGGCGGCATCGTGCCGGAGGCGACGCTGGTCGGCATGCCGTCGGTGATGTTCGATGCGGTGTTCGTGTGCGGCGGCGACGGCGATGGCCGCGATCTCGCGCACAGCGCCGACGCCCGCCATTTCGTGCGGGAAGCGTTCAAGCACCTGAAGCCGATCGCGGCGGTCGGCTCGGGACGGCAACTGCTCAGCGCCGCCCACCTGCCCGACCCGGCCGAAGGCGTGTGCGTCGGCCAGGCCGTCGATCTCGACGCGGTGCTGAACACGCTGTCGGATCACCTCGGCCAGCATCGCGTGTGGGCGCGCGAACAGCAGGCGGCGGAGCTGCCGGCATAG
- a CDS encoding Ku protein, giving the protein MAPRMIWKGAISFGLVHVPVQLYPATRTVKPSFRMLDKRSMDPIGYRQINKRTGKEVTREDIVRGYEYEKERYVVLTDDEIRAANPESTQTVDILTFVDEDAVSFLYLDTPYYLVPDRKGEKVYALLRDALKDSGKIGIALVVMRDRQHLGALIPVGPMLALDTLRWQEELRPLDELSVPADDAKGAGVSARELGMAKKLIDDMSGKWTPDEYHDTFRDDILELVERKVRAGKIEEIEDRPAQTGRAASNVVDLTELLKRSLKGGAGARAADLRAERGEEEDEVSSSSSSRGGARRKPAAKSASKGAATKTAAKKTAAKRGATSAPAAKKTAARRKHAA; this is encoded by the coding sequence ATGGCACCGCGGATGATTTGGAAAGGCGCGATCAGCTTCGGGCTCGTGCACGTGCCCGTGCAGTTGTATCCGGCGACGCGCACCGTGAAACCGTCGTTCCGGATGCTCGACAAGCGCTCGATGGACCCGATCGGCTATCGGCAGATCAACAAGCGCACCGGCAAGGAGGTCACGCGCGAGGACATCGTGCGCGGCTACGAATACGAGAAGGAGCGCTACGTCGTGCTCACCGACGACGAGATCCGCGCGGCGAACCCGGAATCGACGCAGACCGTCGACATCCTGACCTTCGTCGACGAGGACGCCGTGTCGTTCCTCTATCTCGACACGCCGTACTACCTGGTGCCGGACCGCAAGGGCGAGAAGGTCTATGCGCTGCTGCGCGACGCGCTGAAGGACAGCGGCAAGATCGGCATCGCGCTGGTGGTGATGCGCGACCGGCAGCATCTGGGCGCGCTGATCCCGGTCGGGCCGATGCTCGCCCTCGATACGCTGCGCTGGCAGGAGGAACTGCGGCCGCTCGACGAGCTGTCGGTGCCGGCCGACGACGCGAAGGGCGCGGGCGTCAGTGCGCGCGAGCTCGGGATGGCGAAGAAGCTGATCGACGACATGTCCGGCAAATGGACCCCCGACGAATATCACGACACGTTCCGCGACGACATCCTCGAACTGGTCGAGCGCAAGGTGCGCGCGGGCAAGATCGAGGAGATCGAGGACCGGCCCGCGCAGACCGGCCGCGCGGCGAGCAACGTGGTCGATCTGACCGAGCTGCTGAAGCGCAGCCTGAAGGGCGGCGCGGGGGCGCGCGCGGCGGACCTGCGTGCAGAGCGTGGCGAAGAGGAGGACGAGGTGTCTTCATCGTCGTCGTCGCGCGGCGGCGCGCGCCGCAAGCCGGCGGCGAAATCCGCATCGAAGGGCGCGGCGACGAAAACCGCGGCGAAGAAGACCGCCGCGAAACGCGGCGCGACGAGCGCCCCCGCGGCAAAGAAGACGGCCGCGCGCCGCAAGCACGCGGCGTGA